In a single window of the Gracilimonas sp. genome:
- a CDS encoding SLATT domain-containing protein yields MIYEELLNRWHKTIRRYQVEHELSARFYEKLNWKFGIPAALLSTIVGAGIFADIEQLPYNNLIVFLGGFVSLLSAALIAVETFMKFGERFIVHKTTAVKYGELARSIQQVITCGPGSTNPEAFMEFVKETWNAIDKEAPTLRNSTIKAIVADPDGADPVLFVRNKNTDKAA; encoded by the coding sequence ATGATATACGAAGAATTACTCAACCGATGGCATAAAACTATCCGCCGCTACCAGGTTGAACATGAGTTAAGTGCCCGGTTCTATGAAAAATTAAACTGGAAATTTGGCATTCCGGCTGCTTTGCTTTCAACCATTGTTGGAGCCGGTATTTTTGCCGATATAGAACAACTGCCCTATAATAACCTGATTGTATTTTTAGGAGGTTTTGTCAGTTTATTGTCAGCGGCCCTGATTGCTGTAGAAACGTTTATGAAGTTCGGTGAACGTTTCATTGTGCACAAAACTACGGCCGTTAAATACGGAGAGCTGGCCCGCAGCATTCAGCAGGTAATTACATGCGGCCCGGGCAGTACAAATCCGGAAGCGTTTATGGAATTCGTCAAAGAAACATGGAATGCCATAGATAAAGAAGCTCCCACTTTACGCAATAGTACCATTAAAGCCATTGTCGCCGACCCCGACGGAGCCGACCCTGTATTGTTTGTAAGAAACAAGAATACAGATAAAGCCGCCTGA
- a CDS encoding 3-hydroxybutyryl-CoA dehydrogenase has translation MDVKKVAVIGGGTMGNGIAHVFAMNDISVHLIETQQEFADKAVATIEKNLDRMVKKEKIDEAKKNATLDGITVFLDVEKGVKDVDLVVEAVPENFEIKKTVWEKVDKAAPDHAILGSNTSSISITKLAALTSRPEKFIGMHFFNPVPVMKLVEIVRGLQTDDETYEVVKVTSEKLNKVPVPVNDAPGFVSNRVLMPMINEAIFCVGEGVATAEHVDEVMKLGMAHPMGPLRLADFIGLDVCLDILNVLYEGFKDPKYRPAPLLVKMVDAGKLGNKTGEGFYTYD, from the coding sequence ATGGACGTAAAGAAAGTAGCTGTAATTGGCGGCGGAACAATGGGAAATGGAATTGCGCATGTATTTGCGATGAATGACATTTCCGTACATCTCATCGAGACCCAACAGGAATTTGCGGATAAAGCCGTAGCGACCATCGAGAAGAATTTGGATCGCATGGTGAAGAAAGAAAAGATTGATGAGGCTAAGAAAAACGCAACACTGGATGGAATCACCGTATTTCTGGATGTGGAGAAAGGTGTAAAAGATGTTGACCTGGTTGTTGAGGCTGTTCCCGAAAATTTTGAGATCAAGAAAACCGTCTGGGAAAAAGTAGACAAAGCTGCTCCTGATCATGCTATTCTGGGATCCAATACGTCCTCTATTTCCATCACAAAGCTGGCGGCTTTAACATCCCGCCCCGAAAAATTTATCGGGATGCATTTCTTTAATCCGGTTCCGGTGATGAAGCTGGTCGAGATTGTACGCGGACTCCAAACCGATGATGAAACCTATGAGGTAGTGAAAGTTACTTCAGAGAAATTGAACAAAGTACCAGTTCCTGTTAACGATGCTCCCGGTTTTGTAAGTAACCGCGTTCTGATGCCCATGATCAATGAGGCCATCTTTTGCGTAGGAGAGGGAGTCGCAACAGCTGAACATGTGGACGAAGTGATGAAGCTGGGAATGGCTCACCCAATGGGTCCGCTAAGACTGGCAGATTTTATTGGCCTGGATGTGTGCCTTGATATATTGAACGTGTTGTATGAAGGTTTCAAAGACCCGAAATATCGCCCGGCCCCGCTCTTGGTTAAAATGGTGGATGCCGGCAAATTGGGCAACAAAACCGGCGAAGGGTTTTACACTTACGACTGA